In Nicotiana tabacum cultivar K326 chromosome 10, ASM71507v2, whole genome shotgun sequence, the DNA window GTAACGTGCAAGTATGAAATTTGTTAACTAAAATAGATGTTTTCTGTGCTTAACAAGtaacttttttttattcttaTATAGGTTGGCCGTGGAATCAAAGCAGCTATACAAGCAGGAGTAGAGAGATCATCcctgtttttaacatctaaactATGGTATCAGGAAAATTATACTAACTTATTTCAGATCCCTAGGAGTTGTTACATTCATATGCAACTAAACAAATTATATGGATATAAGGTGATTTTATTGGTTGTTTTAGTTGTACTGATTTGTCACCTGAGAGAGTTCGTCCAGCATTGATGAAGACTCTCAATGAACTACAACAAGATTATCTAGATCTCTATCTGGTACTACTTCACGCTCCTTTCTTTCTGTGGTATCTGGTTTCAGTATAGAAATCTAATTGAGGTATCTGAACTTTATGTCGAAGATCCATTGGCCGTTCCGTCTAAAGGACGGAGCGAGCAGACCTCCAAAGGCGGGGGAAGTGTCCGACTTCAACTGGGAAGGCGTTTGGAGAGAAATGGAGAAGTTGGTGAGGGACAAACTAGTTCGAGATATTGGAGTATGTAATCTCACGGTCAGGAAACTTAATAAGCTCTTAGATATTGCCCAGATCATGCCTTCAGTATGCCAGGTCAGTTCTTGTCTTTTAACTAATGATATCAATGTCATCGTACTTATGGGTGATCCTATGTACTCAGATGGAGATGCACCCTGGATGGAGAAATGAAAAAATGTTTGAGGCTTGCAAGAAGAATAACATCCACGTCACAGTAAGTAACTGAAGCTCTGTTCATGACATACATTAACAATGTGACAAGATTGACATTGGACCTAAAGTGGGCTATTTTCGATCATATGAGTtcgaaagataaaagaaaaaacacAAATGCCTTAGTTCAAACCTGTGACTAGTATCTTAGATGTTTAAAGTGGACTCGAATGTTTTGTAGctttagttttgtacttttgtGATCCTAGTAACTCGCGGAAGCCATGTTAGAGTTGATGCATAGTCATGAGTCTTCATTTATTGTCATCAATGAAGTTGGAACTTTCAGAAGTTTACTTTGGACTGGAGGGCAATCCTTCCAGTGAAATTGCCTACTCCAAACAGATAAACATGAACAAATCGAGTATACTAGGATGCTTGAGAGAACCATGTTAAAGGAATTCGACGCATTCGCATTCCCCTTTCCTTAGGTCAGGTTAGCTGCTTCAGCCTTTGAAGTACCTATTGATGGAAGGAGGCTGTAAGTATCACGAACAAAGACGTGTCAGAAGTGAAAGCTTCTTATACTATTGAACATAAATCTGTGTATATAAATGCTTTTGTAGTAACAAGCAATCTTTTCCAGGCCTATTCGCCTCTTGGTTCACGAGAAATTGATCTTTTACACCATACCGTGGTGGAGAGGGTAGCAAGAAAGGTAAATAAATCAGCAGGACAGGTGCTAGTGAGGTGGGGTATACAAAGAGGAACCAGTACAATTCCCAAATCTGATCACTCTGAAAGAATCAAAGAGAACATTAAAGTGTTCTCGTGGGAAATTCCAGAGCAAGATTTCCAAGCCCTCTGTGATATCCCAGATCAGGTACTTCTCTCGTcatttaaaattctaaattgatGATGTTGGAAGA includes these proteins:
- the LOC107798988 gene encoding aldose reductase isoform X1, whose amino-acid sequence is MAQMTIDPQNEKIEYFELLSGHKIPAIGLGTWRAENAKDSVYTAIVEAGYRHVDTAAEYGVQEEVGRGIKAAIQAGVERSSLFLTSKLCCTDLSPERVRPALMKTLNELQQDYLDLYLIHWPFRLKDGASRPPKAGEVSDFNWEGVWREMEKLVRDKLVRDIGVCNLTVRKLNKLLDIAQIMPSVCQMEMHPGWRNEKMFEACKKNNIHVTAYSPLGSREIDLLHHTVVERVARKVNKSAGQVLVRWGIQRGTSTIPKSDHSERIKENIKVFSWEIPEQDFQALCDIPDQARVLDGEELFVNKTDGPYRSVADIWDHEV
- the LOC107798988 gene encoding aldose reductase isoform X2, producing the protein MAQMTIDPQNEKIEYFELLSGHKIPAIGLGTWRAENAKDSVYTAIVEAGYRHVDTAAEYGVQEEVGRGIKAAIQAGVERSSLFLTSKLCCTDLSPERVRPALMKTLNELQQDYLDLYLIHWPFRLKDGASRPPKAGEVSDFNWEGVWREMEKLVRDKLVRDIGVCNLTVRKLNKLLDIAQIMPSVCQMEMHPGWRNEKMFEACKKNNIHVTAYSPLGSREIDLLHHTVVERVARKVNKSAGQVLVRWGIQRGTSTIPKSDHSERIKENIKVFSWEIPEQDFQALCDIPDQVMLSYF